One genomic window of Quercus lobata isolate SW786 chromosome 9, ValleyOak3.0 Primary Assembly, whole genome shotgun sequence includes the following:
- the LOC115959213 gene encoding protein RESPONSE TO LOW SULFUR 3-like, with product MAPTMGAFLVVEAKKSREEEEIRLRKRNMELERELRKSQEREEEMRKELQRAWERLRIAEEAEERLCSQLGELEAESVHQAREYNARVLSLMDQISRTHLPQSSTSSSPALFQY from the coding sequence atggcaccaACAATGGGAGCTTTTCTAGTTGTTGAAGCGAAGAAGAGCAGAGAAGAAGAGGAGATTAGGCTTAGGAAGAGGAACATGGAGTTGGAGAGAGAGCTTAGGAAGAGTCAGGAGAGAGAGGAGGAGATGAGGAAGGAGCTACAGAGAGCATGGGAGAGACTCAGAATTGCTGAGGAGGCTGAGGAGAGGCTGTGCTCGcagcttggtgagctcgaggCTGAGTCTGTACACCAGGCTCGTGAGTACAACGCTCGGGTTCTTTCTCTCATGGACCAAATCTCAAGGACCCACCTCCCTCAATCCTCCACCTCTTCCTCTCCTGCCTTGTTTCAATACTGA